A single genomic interval of Desulfonatronum sp. SC1 harbors:
- the rplD gene encoding 50S ribosomal protein L4: MAVVDILNQQRQVVGELTLDPDVFEVEARPEILHLVVRAHLAAKRSGTVGVKTRSTIRGGGKKPWRQKGTGRARAGSNRSPLWRSGAVTHGPTARDYSFKVNKKVQKLAMRMALSARLADQNLAVVDGIRLEEIKTKTLNQFVQLFDMPKVLIVLSEVDNNLTLSSRNIPGVSVRTADGVNVYEVLRHPWLMVSAAAVESLQKRLK, from the coding sequence ATGGCTGTGGTCGATATTTTAAATCAGCAGCGACAGGTTGTGGGTGAATTGACGCTGGATCCCGACGTTTTCGAGGTTGAAGCGCGCCCAGAGATTCTCCATTTGGTGGTACGGGCGCATTTGGCCGCGAAGCGCTCTGGAACCGTTGGTGTAAAGACCAGGTCCACTATTCGCGGCGGCGGGAAAAAGCCCTGGCGTCAAAAGGGAACAGGCAGGGCTCGCGCCGGCTCGAATCGCTCGCCTTTGTGGCGTTCCGGCGCGGTCACCCATGGCCCCACGGCCAGAGATTACTCCTTCAAGGTCAATAAAAAGGTTCAAAAGTTGGCCATGCGCATGGCGCTTTCCGCTCGCCTGGCTGATCAGAATCTGGCCGTGGTTGACGGCATAAGGCTTGAAGAGATCAAAACCAAGACGCTTAATCAATTCGTACAGCTTTTCGACATGCCGAAGGTCTTGATTGTTCTTTCGGAAGTGGATAACAACCTTACGCTTTCGTCCCGGAACATTCCCGGAGTGTCCGTACGGACCGCTGACGGCGTCAACGTCTATGAGGTGTTGCGTCACCCGTGGCTGATGGTCTCCGCCGCTGCCGTCGAATCACTTCAGAAAAGGTTGAAATAG
- the rplC gene encoding 50S ribosomal protein L3 — translation MSNTLGILGRKLGMSRIFGSDGMVIPVTVIQAGPCPIVQVKERAKDGYSALQVGFEESRPNKLNKPLKGHLDKAGSGYFRNLREFRIESVEGYEIGQALGLEMFTPGEKVKITGNSKGKGFAGVVKRWGFRGGSASHGAEKIHRNAGAIGCNTKPGRVIKGKKMAGHMGDRKTSYKNVEVVAIRAGDNLLLVKGQIPGPKNGLVIVRKQQA, via the coding sequence ATGTCGAATACACTTGGAATCCTTGGCCGAAAGCTGGGAATGAGCCGAATTTTCGGGAGCGACGGAATGGTCATCCCGGTAACGGTGATCCAGGCCGGTCCGTGCCCCATCGTCCAGGTCAAGGAACGCGCTAAGGACGGATATTCCGCTTTACAGGTCGGTTTTGAAGAGTCCCGGCCCAATAAGTTGAACAAGCCTCTGAAAGGTCATTTGGACAAGGCCGGAAGTGGTTATTTTCGAAATCTGCGCGAGTTTCGTATTGAATCCGTCGAAGGGTACGAAATCGGACAGGCTCTTGGGTTGGAGATGTTCACGCCTGGTGAAAAGGTCAAGATCACCGGCAACTCCAAGGGAAAGGGCTTTGCTGGCGTTGTGAAGCGCTGGGGGTTTCGCGGTGGATCAGCATCTCACGGCGCGGAAAAAATCCATCGCAACGCGGGAGCCATTGGGTGCAACACCAAGCCCGGGCGCGTCATCAAAGGAAAGAAGATGGCCGGTCACATGGGAGACCGCAAGACTTCATATAAGAATGTCGAGGTCGTGGCCATCCGTGCTGGGGATAATTTGCTGCTGGTCAAAGGGCAGATTCCCGGACCGAAGAACGGGCTTGTGATTGTCAGAAAGCAACAGGCGTAA
- the rpsJ gene encoding 30S ribosomal protein S10: protein MNSDRIRIKLKAFDYRILDKAVAEIVDTARNTGAGLAGPIPIPTNIHKYTVNRSVHVDKKSREQFEVRVHKRLLDILEPTQQTVDALGKLNLPAGVDVEIKL from the coding sequence ATGAACAGCGATCGCATCAGGATCAAACTCAAGGCCTTTGACTACAGGATTTTGGACAAGGCCGTGGCCGAGATCGTCGACACGGCGCGGAACACCGGAGCCGGACTTGCCGGGCCGATTCCCATTCCGACAAATATTCATAAGTACACCGTGAATAGGTCCGTGCACGTGGATAAGAAGTCTCGGGAACAATTCGAGGTCCGGGTTCACAAACGTCTTCTGGACATTCTGGAACCGACGCAACAAACAGTGGACGCCCTGGGAAAGCTGAATCTTCCTGCCGGCGTCGACGTGGAAATCAAGTTATAA
- the tuf gene encoding elongation factor Tu: protein MAKAKFQRTKPHVNVGTIGHIDHGKTTLTAAITKMLSIKGGANFVPFDQIDKAPEEKERGITIATAHVEYETANRHYAHVDCPGHADYIKNMITGAAQMDGAILVVAATDGPMPQTREHILLARQVGVPCLLVFMNKVDLVDDPELLELVELEVRELLSKYGFPGDDVPVIQGSALKALEADSVDSPDAKCIFDLMDALDSYVPEPVRDIDKPFLMPIEDVFSISGRGTVVTGRVERGVVKVGEEVEIVGINETRKTVCTGVEMFRKLLDQGQAGDNIGALLRGVKREDVERGQVLAAPKSITPHRRFVAEVYVLSKEEGGRHTPFFSGYRPQFYFRTTDITGVVTLAEGVEMVMPGDNATFNVELIAPIAMELGVRFAIREGGRTVGAGVISEIIE from the coding sequence ATGGCCAAGGCAAAATTTCAGCGGACCAAACCGCACGTAAACGTCGGCACCATCGGCCACATTGACCATGGAAAAACGACGTTGACCGCCGCGATCACCAAGATGTTGAGCATCAAGGGCGGAGCGAACTTCGTCCCGTTCGACCAGATCGACAAGGCGCCCGAGGAAAAGGAGCGCGGGATCACCATCGCCACGGCGCACGTGGAATACGAGACCGCGAACCGGCACTACGCCCACGTGGATTGCCCGGGTCACGCCGACTACATCAAGAACATGATCACCGGCGCGGCCCAGATGGACGGCGCTATTCTGGTGGTCGCGGCCACGGACGGCCCGATGCCTCAGACCCGCGAGCACATCCTGCTTGCTCGTCAGGTCGGCGTTCCCTGCCTGTTGGTGTTCATGAACAAGGTCGATCTGGTGGACGACCCGGAACTGTTGGAGCTGGTGGAGCTGGAAGTCCGCGAACTGCTGTCCAAGTACGGCTTTCCCGGCGACGACGTTCCGGTGATTCAGGGCAGCGCCTTGAAGGCTCTGGAAGCCGACAGCGTGGACAGCCCTGATGCCAAGTGCATCTTCGACCTGATGGACGCCCTGGACAGCTACGTTCCGGAGCCGGTGCGCGACATCGATAAGCCTTTTTTGATGCCCATTGAGGACGTGTTCAGCATTTCCGGTCGCGGCACCGTGGTCACCGGCCGTGTTGAGCGCGGCGTGGTCAAGGTCGGTGAGGAAGTGGAGATCGTTGGGATCAACGAGACCCGCAAGACGGTTTGCACGGGCGTTGAGATGTTCCGCAAACTCCTTGACCAAGGCCAGGCCGGCGACAACATCGGTGCGCTCTTACGCGGCGTGAAGCGCGAGGACGTGGAACGCGGACAGGTTCTGGCCGCTCCCAAGTCCATCACCCCGCACCGCAGGTTCGTGGCCGAGGTGTACGTGTTGTCCAAGGAAGAGGGCGGTCGGCACACCCCGTTCTTCAGCGGATATCGACCGCAGTTCTACTTCCGGACCACGGACATCACCGGCGTGGTGACCCTGGCCGAGGGCGTGGAAATGGTCATGCCCGGGGACAACGCGACCTTCAACGTGGAGCTGATCGCCCCCATAGCCATGGAACTGGGCGTACGCTTCGCCATCCGTGAAGGCGGCCGAACCGTCGGCGCCGGCGTCATCTCTGAAATCATCGAATAG